The genomic segment AGTGCCTCATGCTTCCTTGACAAGAGAGAAGAAACACACTCTCTCTGTCCCCTCTTTCCCTGCTTGGTGCCTTTGCTGCCCCCCTGGTCTTCCTGGTCCCTCTTTCCCTCCAGGCTTCATCTTCTGGCTCTTAACCCCATGAGTCCTGGCCCTGGCTCTGTCACATACTAGCTGAGCAACTTGACCACCTTGCTTCACCTGtctgggcctcaattttctcaccAGGGAAATGGGCTGGGGGCTGCTTGGGGAGGGAACTCCTGAGATGACACAGCAAAGTTCATGACAGGAATAGACACAGGCAGAAAGATGCTCAGAGGGCGTGGCTGCAAAACTGCACAAGTGTGGGGTCAGCAGTGGAAGGGGTCACAGGTGTGCAGACAACTGGGGTAGGCAGGGAAGTCAGTCTCCCTGGCTACCACCCGTAAGCCCACCCTCTCTGCACTGCCCTGACCTCACCTCGTGGCACCAGCACGTTGGCCAGAATGAAGAAGCCAGCAGTGGACTGGGAGCTGGCTATGGTGACGCGGTGGCCGAAGAACTTGAGCAAGAAGGGGGTGGTGGCCCGGCCCAGGAAGTCCACGGCTCCAAAGAGGACTTGGAGGAGGAAGATATCACTGCCCAGGTTCTGCAGGTCCAGGACCAGCCCGTAGTAGGAGAACGTTACAGAGAATCTGCAGGACAGAGCTAGGAAGTCGGTCCAGCTGGCACAGAGGGGAGGTCCCCTGCAGCATCACCCCACCCCTGGGCAGTCCTGGCAGAGCATAGCCCAGCATGCAAGGTCGGCCACGCTGAGCTTGTCACAGCCAAAGCCCTGAAAAGCCTGTTGAATGCAGGACATGTCTCCCCAGGGCCAGACTGAAACCAGGACAGGGCAGGAAGTCCATTTTGCTCATGGGCCTCAGGGCAGGACTGAAGCTGGCTGACCAGCCAGAACACATGACCCTCTTGGGCTCAGCACCCAGCCTGCTCTCAGGGGCCTCTGCGGATCAATACGAGCTGCCCCTTCACCTCTGACCCACACACCCAACCCTGGCCCAGGCCTGTGCTCTACTAGCCATGAACCTGGGcaagactgtgatcttttctAGATCCCTACTTCTTCATCTTGGAAAGTGGGAACAGTCCTAGGATGGGGTCTCTGTGTGGGGCTGGGCTGTACTGCCCAGATCCCCCTTCAAATGGAAAGTCTGATTCCCTCAGCCTCTAGGGGTGCTGGCCCTCAGCTATGAGGGTGGCAGCCAGTGACTGGGCCACAAGGGCCGGGGGATGACTCAGAAGGGCTCACAAACTCTCAAGGGGTGGCTGGGCTTTGCTGTGATGGCATCCTGTTCTGTGGCCAACTTCTCCCCTGCCCCATCCTGATTCCTTCCACTGGAGCAGATCCTGAGAGCAATCCCCAATAAACTCCCTGTTCCCTAATCTCCATCTCGGAGTCCACTTCCTGGAGGACGCCACCTGCCACACTCTCCTGAGTGGCTGAACTTACAGTGTCTGAATTGCTGCAGTTTGGAGGTCGAATTTAGATTCACAAGTAGCCACAATGCAAAATTATTCCTGACTACTTTAAAAACCCATTTcctcaaagattctatagaagaattctgagcaaaaggggaaaatgcagaagagaatttcaaattctcatggaatccagactttctggatttGTTGAGACTGGATGAGCCCCCAaaactatcaccctaagataatctttaaaccaaaaatatcccctgaagtcttctttaaaccaaacaatagtttagcttaacgtgtaaagaatgcctgccttgagaattgcagtcttttaagaactatctacatgggattgAACATGAATGGccaagacaagttgtggaatgacatcagggacataatacctgaagaaaccaagaggtcattaaaaagacaggaaagaaagaaaagaccaaaatggatgtcagaagagagtctgaaacttgctcttgaattttgagtagctaaagcaaacggaagaaatgaagtaaaagctgaatagaagatttcaaagggcggcttgagtagacaaagtaaagtattacaatgaaatgggcaaagatctggagttagaaaaccgaaaaggAAGAATACGCTTGacgtttctcaagttgaaagaacttaagaaaaaatttcaagccttgagttgcaatagtgaaagattctatggggaaaatactgaacgacgcaggaagcatcgaaagaaaatggaaggaatacagagttactgcaccagaaagaattggttgaggtTCAGGCAttacaggaggtagcatataatcaagaactgatggtactgaagacgTTGGTGAAAACCAAGGGTCAGGACTTGATGGAATCCCAgtgtgagatgtttccacaaatggattGCAGCaccagaagtgctcactcgtttacgccaagaaatttggaagatggctacctggccaaccaactggaaaagattcatatttatgcctattccaaagaaaggtgatccaatcaaatgggcaaattatcgaacgatatcatcaatatcacgtgcaagcaaaattttgctgaagatcatttgaaaacGGTTGCCGCAGTAcgtttttatggattgaattatgtttcccccaaaatgtgtgtattgacttggttaggccatgattcccaatattgtatggttgtcctccattttgtggctgtaattttatgttaagaggattagggtgggactgtagcaccacccttactcaggtcacctccctgatccaatgtaaagggagtttccctggggtgtgacctgcaccaccttttatctctcaagagataaaaggaaagggaagcaagcagagagttggggacctcataccaccatgaaagcagcaccaggagcagagcggacACTTTGGACACAGTGTCTctacgcctgagaagctcctcgaccagggaaagattgaggacaaggcccttcctccagagctgacagagaaagccgacgccctgaatttggacttgtaacctactccACTAAACCCACggctggactgtgagaaaataaatttctctttgttaaagccatccacttgtggtatttctgttatagcaccactagatgactaagacatacatcgacagggaacttctagaaattcaagctggattcagaagaggatgtggaatgagggatatcactgctgatgtcagatggatcctggcggaaagcagagaataccagaaagatatttacctgtgttttactgactatgcaaaggcatttgtctttgtggatcataacaaattatggataacattgtgaagaatgggaattccagaacacttaattgtgctcatgaggaacctgtacataggatcaagaggcagttgttcgggcagaacaaggggatactgcgtggtttaaagtcaggaaaggtgtgcgccagggttgtgtcctttcatcatacctattcaatctgtatgctgagcaaataatccgagaagctggactatatgaagaagaaggaggcatcaggattggaggaagactcattaacaacctgtgatatgcagatgacacaaccttgcttgctgaaagtgaagagaacttgaagcacttacagatgaagatcaaagaccataggcttcagtatggattacacctcaacataaaacaaaaatcctcacaactggaccaatgagcaacatcatgataaatggagaaaacattgacattgtcaaggatttcattttacttgggttcacaatcaacacccacggaagcagcagtcatcaaaagatgtattgccttgggcaaatctgctgcaagagacctctttaaattgttataaagcaaagatgtaactttaaggactaaggtgctcctgacccaagccatggtattttcaattgctttcatatgcatgccaaaacctaggcaatgaatcaggaagaccgaagaagaattgatacctttaaattgtggcgttggcaaagaatattgaatatatcatggactgccaaaagaacgaacaaatctgtcttggaagaagcgtagccagaatgctccttagaagcaaggatggcgagactaggtctcacatactttggacatgttatcggaagggatcagtccctagagaaggatattatgcttggtaatgtggagggtcagcaaaacagaggaagaccctcaataagaagaattgacacagcggctgcaacaatggtctcaagcgaaacaacgattgtgaggatggcacaggaccgggcagtgtttagttctgttgtccataaggttgttatgaatcagaaccaactcaaaggcacctaacaacaacaacaacaatatgggatcaaattgacaacagcaactagaaagattagataggaaccttaggggtcagtgagtttatattagtgGAGtaggaacaacccagaaaaggagaatgaaaatgattgtccaacttgaagaatgtaatcagtcattgaattgtacatgtagaaattgttgaattggtgtatgttctgctgtgtttattctcaacaataacaagtaaggtaaaataaaataaaccatcaaaaaaaaaaaaaagcccatcccCCCTCTAACAGGCAAATCTGCTTAACCAGGCACCCAGCTTAACGCTTCCCTTCGGTGTCAACATTATAGTTGGACAGTCTCTCACCGATTTTGTTTCCAGCAAACATCTGACAGCCCAGGGCCAAGCAAATGCAAGGTAAAACCTCAATTCTTGCAGAAACCGAAGAGTTTCATGAAGTTAAGGAAAGTGACCTGGGAGAGCAGCTTGGCTCATGCTCAGAGCTGCTGCCTGTGAGGATCTGGGTTAACAGccgaagaaaagaaaaccaaccaGGTTAGCCGCTTCGAAGGCTGTGATTTGAATAATAAAGCCTGCTGCTTGGCGCCtgaaagagagaggaagcctggcataaaaaaaaccccaaatttaTCCAAAAAcatttaagccaaaaaaaaaaaaaaaagcatttgatccATTCATTGTTCTAagattcagcaaagttttgccaTTATAACCCATGTGTGGTTaaatacaacaaaaaagaaatgttTCCCTAATCTTTAGGTTTATTTCAAGATGAAGTCCCAATCAAACCTTTTAATACGCTCTTTTGGGTGTCCCTTGAATcgattttgtgtgtatgtgttgttttACCCCCATTAACTTAAACTCTCTGCCCCTAAACTTCTCCGGgctttagagttgctgttgtcaatttaatctcatatagataattctttaaaagagctcaCCActttggggttgttaaccaatgtcataaaataatatgtgtactaactgtttaatgaggagctactttgttctgtaaaccttcatctaaagtacaattaaaaaaataaatcacaataacaaaaaagagtgCACTGCTCAAGGCGAACATTCTTTACTGGCTGAGCTAAACTGTTTAATATAAAGGTGACTTCATGGGATAGTcacagttcaaggtttaaagattatctcagggcaatagatttGGGGGTTCCCCTAGTCACAATGGGTTCCGTTAGTCTGGTttctgtaagaatttgaaattctgttccacagttTTCCTCCCTTGGACCAGGATCCAcctattaggtctttgatcaaaatgttcagtaatggtagctgggcaccatcccaTTCTTCTGGTCTAGTGGCAATGGAGGTAGTTGACTGAATTTATTTTAAGAGGCCTTTCCCTGGTCCCAGGTGACCTTGGTGCTGAAGCAATGCCTCCTCTATTCACCTCCTAGGGATAGGGTGAGGAGACCGTGGCTCAGCATGGGGGCTGGCCAGTGACAAAGCCCAGCTGGTAGGTGGCTCCACCAAGAGGCTGAGAGCACAGTCCCTGCCCCACTGCCTGGGTCCAAATGCCTGCTTCGTCAtcaacttaacctctctgagcctctgtttccccatctgtaaaacggaCATCATGAATGTTTTTAtctcatggggttgccgtgagggGTAAGAATGCCTAACATGTGGTTGTCCCTCTATGAGCGATGCTGCCCAGGGTCACTATCCTATGCCTGCCTCTCTagcttgttgtcgttgttaggtgccatcaagtcagttccgactcatagcgaccctatgtacaacagaaagaaacactgcctggtcctgcaccatcctcatagtccttgttatacttgagcccattgttgcagccactgtgtcaatccatctcactgagggtctccctctttttcgctgaccctctaccaagcatgatgtccttctccagggactggtccctcctgataacatgtccaaagtatatgagacgtagtctcgccatccttgcttctaaggagcattctggttatacttcttccaagacagatttgtttgttcttctggcagcccatggtatactcaatattcttctccaccaccacaattcaaaggcgtcaattcttcagccttccttattcatcgctcagctttcacatgcataggaggcgattgaaaacaccacggcttgggtcaggggcaccttagtcttcatggtgacatctttgctcttcaacactttaaagaggccttttggagcagatttgcccaaagcaatgcatcttttgatttcttgactgctgcttccatgggtgttgattgtggatccaagtaaaatgaaatccttgacaacttcaaccttttctttgtttatcgtgatgttgttcatcggtccagttgtgaggatttttgttttcttggtgttgatgtgtaatccatactgaagctgcCCTCTAACGACATGTGCACACACCCCTTTCCCCTGCCTCCTGGGTTCCCACCTCCTGAGGTCTTTAACTTCCCAGCCAGAAATGCCCCCTGAGGGTCCAGCAGATGCTGTTTCCCTCCTGAGACCCCTCTACCTGTCTCCAGCCCCGTCCCTGGAAGGAACAACCTCAGATGGCTTACATCACCACAAACAGTCCAAAGAGTCTCCAGCGGAGCTCAGGCATGTGGAACAGGTCCAGCCACGTCTGGCGGGTCTTGGCAGAGGCCAGTTCCTCCTGCATGCTGGACATCAGCACCTAGGGGAGGCAGCCCAGTGAGTGTGGAGTGAtggccccaccccatcccccaagCCAGGGAACTGGTGTCCAGGCCAGCAGAGTGATGGGGGAGCCTGGCCTGGGCCCGGGCCTCCATGGACTGGAGTCCTAGGTGGAGGTGGGGCAGAAAAGTTGCTCTTGGGTCTCTACCTGAGCTCTCTCCTCTGCAGACCTGGCCCACTTATCCTGAGCCTAGCAGGGGTCTTGTGTCCCAGCCCCCGCCCTCCTCAGTCCATGCTGCAGAGATGCCCTTGGCAGGTGCCACACAGAGCCCCATACCCTCCTCATTTCCATGGCTGGCTTCAGGGTACCCCGACTCCATCCCACCCAGCTCctccctgctccccaagtgcctgtcctgtcccctcctgaacTCACTGGACCACTGCCTTCTGCCTCTGGGCCCTGCTCACGCTGGGGTCAGCTCAGTCCTGATTGCTCTAGCTCACCTCCTCCTGGAAGACTTCCCCTGTCCTCCTGCCTGAGGGACTCTGTGCCCTCTGACCGCTGGCACCTGCTTCCTTGAACTATCTTCAGATAAGGAGGTCCTGTTCCCCCAAATACACGGAGAAGGCCCTTGGGGTGACTGTGTACTATACGTGGGTGGAGACAGTGAGTAAGAGATGTGGTGCTGGGGGTGCCGACGGTGTTGATAATGATGATATTTTTATTCGAGGTGGTGATGGAGTGGGAGAGGTGGTGCTGGATGGTATGATGGCAGTGGAGGTGATGAGAATAGTGGTAGCGGGGGTGTTGGTGGTGTTTTGTAGATGCTAATGGTGATGTTGGTGATGGTACTGGTGGTGTTGATGGAGTTGGTAAtgatgaaaatgaagatgacgATGATGGTAATGATGGTGGTGTTGGTAGTGAAGGTGACGACGATAGAGTGGTTATGGTGACAAGGTGATATGGCGATTATTATCACCACGTGATGGCAAGGTTGGTGACAGTGACAGTAGTGTTTATAGAGGTGAATGTCAATGAAGATGAAGGGGACTGTGGTGGGTGCTGGTggggatgatgatgatggtaatgatGATAGTGTTGATAGCGATAGTAGTGGTTATGGTAGTGGTGTGAGTATGGATGGTTGTAACGCTGATGCCCATGGTGTTGCTACTGGTGCGTCGTTGGTGATGGTGCTGGCGATGGTGTTTGTGTAGGGATGATGATAGTGGAGACAATGGTAGGAGTGGTGATGTtgatggtaatggtggtggtgaaggtgatggtgatagtggtgatggtgttGATGTTGGTGCTTTGTAGAGATGTTGATGGTGATGTTGGTGGTGGTATTGGTGGTGTTGGTGTGGGCAGTGGTGAGGCTGATGAGAATTCAGTTTATTAGTGCAGGTCATTTCCTGGGTCAAGTCCCACATTCTGGGTCACAAACAGCAATATCTCACCTCTATGGTCAGTGTCTTTTTGGCTTCTTTCTGGCCATTGATCCTGGCCACCTTTTTGAGTTCCTGAAGCCCTTTGTCTGGTTTGCCCATGATAATTAGCCACCGGGCAGATTCTGGCAACCACCTGGTAAAAAGCAGGTGTTTAGCTGGGTCATGGCTTAATTTGTACGCACTGTGAGATCCTCCTGGATGAGAGAggtggggaggtggtggtggacaGCAGACCCTTCAGCTGCAGTGGGAGCGAAGAGAAGGCAGGTGCCTCTCCTGCCTCACTACTAATGCCAGGCTGGATGACTGGCGGCCCCTGACAGCTCCAGAGTAAAGATGAGTCGCAATGCCTGGCCACCCTCTCCTTCTCCATGCCATCCCCATCTGCTTCCCTGGCTGCCAGGAGTCTTTCATCCAGCCAGGGCATCAGGCTGCCTGACCATGCGGTGTCCCTAGACACAGCCACTCCTCCAGGGATTCCGGGGCCATTTCAGTGACAGAAAGGCCACATGGtgctgactttttaaaaagaagcacATTTAAAACATCCCCAACCAGAACTGAGTGGCTTTATAAAACCCAATTGCTTCTTCCCAGTCTCCTCGGGGGCAGATGGACAGAAGGAGGCTCCCAGATTTGCCCAGCCCATAGGGGCTCAGCTGCATTTGCATGGAAGTTGAGAAGAGCTTCCTGAAGCAGTTTGAAATAGTGGTTAAAAAAGCCagcctgcctgggttcaaatcctgcctctggccctcaccagctgtgtgattttgggcaagttacttaccctctctgggcctcatctGAAAATGgtggtagtaataataataataataccttcctCATTAGAAAATGTGTTAATACACACCCGGTGGTATGAACAGCACCCAGTGTGTACCCAACAGCTGCGACCAGGGTGGCCTAATAAGTGTAATGATGGGCTGTCTCCCTCCATGCCTCCTGATACTGTTAATACAACATAGCTCCATGTGGGCAGAGCCTTCTCGTCTGTTTTGCTTACTAATGTATCTCTGATACCTAAGACCACGTCTGGCAGGGGCCTGAGCTCAGTGAATATttgggaatgaatgaatgagtcctTGTTATCCTGTTTGCCCCACAGAGGACTCCTTTGGCCCAGGCCAACTCTGCTGTGGCTCATGGGCACAAAGCCACTTATGGGGACATTCATTTGTGTTTGTTTCCTTGTATCTTTTCCTCCAGTCCCCACCCAAGCAGCAGGTATTTGCAGATCTCAGGGATTTGGGGAGCACCAAAAATAACCATGACGATGGTAGACTTGCATATCTGGGCTGCTGGTCACTGTGTGATGCCCAGGTGGGGAAGAGCCGTGAGGGAGCaggctggtgggggtggggcaatGTGGGAAGGCCCAGAGGACATGGAGGGTGGGGGCTAGGGCAAAGGGTGCAGCTGCTGTTCGACTCCAGCCCAAATTCAGCCCAAGTTCAGCCCAATGTCTCTAGATCTTCCAGGTTCTCAAGAAGGTAGAAatactatttttctttctttggtcgattaaaagaaaaaaaaaaaaaactcctcatcTTTAAATGTTGGCATCTtgttacaaactttttttttttttaaccactatgtGAGCCAATTAAGGCCCGTCCTGGCTAGATAGGTACCGAGACCTCCGGTGACCATGCTTACCCCAGAACTGGGAATCCCAAAGATTCCCTTTGAGGACTGCTCAGACCGTCTCCCTTCGTGACTCCCAATGTCTCAGCCCCGCGGCCAGCCAGGGCCGTGGGAGTGAGGGGGCAGCCTCCCGCTCCAGTCCCCTGTTCTGTGATGGCCGCCCCAAGGGAAAAGGCCCCGGGCTCTCTACCAACCAGTTAGCCAGGAAGGTGGCAAAGAAGGGCACTGAAACAGCCAGCTGGAGCGTCCGCCAGTCCCGCAGGGCGAAGGCCAGGCCGCCCAGGCCCATCTGGCCCAAGCTGAGGAAGCATCCCAGTATCGTCATGGAGACAGCCCTCTTGGGTGTCGGGGTCCACTCCA from the Loxodonta africana isolate mLoxAfr1 chromosome 7, mLoxAfr1.hap2, whole genome shotgun sequence genome contains:
- the SLC22A11 gene encoding solute carrier family 22 member 11 isoform X2 translates to MGQSIYMVGILLGSTVWGLLSDRFGRKPTLIWCCLHVAVTSTLTIFAPNFLIYCGLRFVSAFAVAGIVMTSTMLLVEWTPTPKRAVSMTILGCFLSLGQMGLGGLAFALRDWRTLQLAVSVPFFATFLANWWLPESARWLIIMGKPDKGLQELKKVARINGQKEAKKTLTIEVLMSSMQEELASAKTRQTWLDLFHMPELRWRLFGLFVVIFSVTFSYYGLVLDLQNLGSDIFLLQVLFGAVDFLGRATTPFLLKFFGHRVTIASSQSTAGFFILANVLVPRDFQSMRVVFAVLGKGCFGVTLTCLTVYRTELFPTSLRMTADGLLQAAGRLGAVMGPLIGMTRQALPLLPPLSYGIAPIASSFLLLPLPETKGLPLPDTMQSLENQKRSTPAQRGQREVVNTESTWF